One region of Primulina tabacum isolate GXHZ01 chromosome 17, ASM2559414v2, whole genome shotgun sequence genomic DNA includes:
- the LOC142531039 gene encoding uncharacterized protein LOC142531039 yields MIIMQFLAQRVFIPKVVSTVLFHGHSSIEPSYAAASTIWFTKVVCTILVNHSQSLSVFDCDYFRKNLNPLIALGVIHHLSYRLKDPGSAFTFFQYLRINLNIIHSESSSDLLLRSLCHMGLHDSAKLVYGYMKTDGFFPQNSTLDFLVSSLTNAGRFKIAEEILIAKAEFCSEKGEIVSSFVYNNFLSLLVGSNRLDEAVSFFKGHILRLQSFCPDTCSFNIVMRGLCRVGKVEDAFEFFIAMESFGCLPDLITYNTLVNGFCRVGNVDRAQLLLREVELHREFSPDVVTYTSVISGYCKSGCMEKAVTLFDEMIQRGTRPNLFTFNIIIDGFSKKGDSDSASMMYERMLNGGLKPDVVTFTSIIDSHCRTGDLDKSMKLWDEMNKRQVSPNAFTFSIQINALCKANRLNESRDLLRQLNFRKDIIPSPFIYNPVIDGFCKAGNLDEANAIVAEMEAKGCVHDKMTFTILILGHCMKGRTFEAIDIYKKMLSVGCAPDNITTSSLTSCLRKAGMASEANEIELSASNNVKSGLSSLEKTTHLMSNMNIPVAV; encoded by the coding sequence atgataataatgcaatTTTTGGCTCAAAGGGTTTTCATTCCCAAGGTTGTATCCACGGTTTTGTTCCACGGTCACTCCTCCATAGAGCCATCCTACGCTGCTGCATCAACTATCTGGTTTACTAAAGTTGTATGCACTATTTTGGTTAACCactctcagtccctttctgttTTTGACTGTGATTATTTTCGCAAAAATTTGAATCCGCTCATAGCTCTTGGCGTAATTCATCATTTAAGCTATAGATTGAAAGACCCAGGTTCGGCATTTACATTTTTTCAGTATTTGAGGATTAACCTGAATATCATTCATTCGGAATCCAGTTCTGATTTGCTTTTGAGGTCACTTTGTCACATGGGTCTTCATGATTCCGCTAAATTAGTGTATGGGTACATGAAAACTGATGGATTTTTTCCCCAAAACTCAACTTTGGATTTTTTAGTTTCGTCCTTAACGAATGCTGGGAGATTTAAGATTGCAGAAGAAATTTTGATCGCAAAAGCTGAATTTTGTAGTGAGAAAGGGGAAATAGTTAGCTCCTTTGTATATAACAATTTTTTGAGCTTGTTAGTAGGCAGCAATCGGTTAGACGAGGCAGTTAGTTTCTTCAAAGGTCATATATTGAGGTTACAGAGCTTTTGCCCCGACACTTGTAGTTTTAACATAGTAATGCGAGGATTGTGCCGAGTTGGGAAAGTCGAGGAcgcttttgaattttttattgcCATGGAAAGTTTTGGTTGTCTCCCGGACCTTATTACTTATAATACACTCGTTAATGGGTTTTGTAGAGTTGGTAATGTTGACAGAGCTCAGTTGCTACTGAGAGAAGTTGAATTACATCGGGAGTTTTCACCTGACGTCGTGACTTACACATCAGTTATATCTGGCTATTGCAAATCAGGTTGCATGGAGAAAGCTGTAACTCTTTTTGATGAGATGATTCAGCGTGGTACTAGACCAAACTTGTTCAcgtttaatattattattgatGGGTTTAGCAAAAAGGGTGATTCAGACTCTGCATCAATGATGTATGAAAGGATGCTCAATGGTGGCCTTAAACCTGATGTTGTGACGTTCACCTCTATTATTGATAGTCATTGTAGGACTGGAGATTTGGACAAAAGCATGAAGCTCTGGGATGAGATGAATAAGCGTCAGGTGTCTCCTAACGCATTTACATTTTCCATTCAAATTAATGCTCTATGTAAGGCAAATAGATTAAACGAATCTCGTGATTTATTAAGACAGTTGAACTTTAGAAAAGATATTATTCCCTCACCGTTTATTTATAACCCCGTGATTGATGGGTTTTGTAAAGCTGGCAACCTAGATGAGGCAAATGCCAttgttgcagaaatggaggcaAAGGGGTGCGTTCATGATAAGATGACATTTACCATTCTTATTCTGGGGCATTGTATGAAAGGGAGAACGTTTGAAGctatagatatatataaaaagATGTTGTCAGTGGGTTGTGCACCGGACAATATTACCACGAGTTCTTTGACATCTTGCCTCAGAAAGGCTGGTATGGCGAGTGAAGCCAATGAAATAGAGCTATCCGCATCAAACAATGTGAAGTCGGGTTTATCATCATTAGAAAAAACCACACATTTGATGAGTAACATGAATATTCCAGTGGCTGTTTAG
- the LOC142531535 gene encoding protein BYPASS1-LIKE-like, with the protein MPSSNNHGSPMPFASFRRPILTIGSDQVHSEMNRDSSAQNLDTFKRQVFTRFHDISVVDANELLSISWICKLLDAFSSCQDHFQVVLSNNRGHLLKPPADRLATEFFDRAIKALDIFNASRDGIEKIRIWQKHLEIVLCALDTQQRILGEAHFRRARKALMDLALVMIDEKDTGSVFSHRNRSFGRKGKDSHHHRSSGHTRSLSWSVPHNWSASKQLQLIANNLIPPRGNEIEATDGLATLFFTMSFILMFVLWVLVLAIPCQDRGVQINFTIPRNFPWSTPFILLHSRIMDESKKRDRRSSNGLLKEIHQIEKNVHQITTLVDSAQFPLSEEVKEEVRANGCELLLVCEACKNGLDPLQRQMRDVFRKIIKCHTEGLEALGKATEP; encoded by the coding sequence ATGCCTTCTTCAAACAATCATGGCTCCCCTATGCCTTTTGCCTCGTTTCGCCGTCCAATTTTGACTATTGGAAGTGATCAGGTTCATTCAGAAATGAACCGTGATTCCAGTGCTCAAAATCTTGATACATTTAAAAGGCAAGTTTTTACCCGGTTTCACGATATTTCAGTGGTTGATGCTAATGAACTTCTTTCTATTTCATGGATATGCAAGCTTTTAGATGCCTTTTCTAGCTGCCAGGATCATTTTCAAGTCGTATTGTCGAACAATAGAGGGCATCTCTTAAAGCCACCAGCAGATAGGCTTGCTACCGAATTCTTTGACAGGGCGATCAAAGCACTCGATATTTTCAATGCATCTCGTGATGGTATTGAGAAGATTCGAATATGGCAGAAACATTTGGAGATTGTTTTATGTGCTCTGGATACTCAACAGAGGATTTTAGGTGAAGCCCATTTTCGGCGAGCGAGAAAAGCCTTGATGGATTTGGCACTCGTGATGATAGACGAAAAGGATACAGGTTCTGTATTTTCTCATCGGAACAGATCTTTTGGACGTAAGGGAAAGGATAGTCATCATCACCGTTCATCGGGGCACACACGATCTCTATCTTGGAGTGTACCTCATAATTGGTCAGCCTCAAAACAACTCCAGTTAATCGCAAACAACTTAATCCCTCCTCGTGGAAATGAAATAGAAGCTACAGATGGTCTGGCCACACTTTTCTTTACGATGAGTTTTATTCTAATGTTCGTCTTATGGGTCCTTGTTTTGGCAATCCCTTGTCAAGACCGAGGCGTGCAGATTAATTTCACAATCCCTCGTAATTTTCCATGGAGCACACCATTTATCTTGCTTCATAGTCGAATCATGGACGAATCAAAGAAAAGGGATCGTCGCAGCTCAAATGGTTTGCTAAAGGAAATACATCAAATCGAAAAGAACGTGCATCAGATCACCACCTTGGTGGATTCTGCTCAATTCCCTTTATCAGAGGAAGTGAAAGAAGAAGTCAGAGCAAACGGGTGCGAATTATTGTTAGTATGCGAAGCTTGTAAGAACGGATTGGATCCGTTGCAACGCCAGATGAGGGACGTTTTTCGAAAGATTATAAAGTGTCACACAGAAGGTCTCGAGGCCTTGGGCAAGGCTACTGAGCCTTGA